In Quercus robur chromosome 11, dhQueRobu3.1, whole genome shotgun sequence, the following proteins share a genomic window:
- the LOC126705362 gene encoding uncharacterized protein LOC126705362: protein MDGSPYRAEAERWLSIAERLLTARDLHAAKSFAIRARDTEPRFRIELAEQIIAVADTVLAGESRIANGLYDCYGILQLARLTQNLELIAARYRQLALLLNPDRNRLAFADHAFRLVSEAWSVLSNSSKKAEYDHALIIISHSAASASGSTQQLHFHPQPQQPPPPPPLQPQAVRRSPRTKDGRLIVDEERPIFHNVPESTRHSEPTRAQPPPPQPPRQPSPSPPPPPPQPQAPARAESETESESGSFWTACPYCYLLFEYPRVYEECSLRCQNCKRAFQAVVIPSPPVTSDIDKDKENYYYCWGFFPLGFSDKGTGGSGKWSPITPMFTCSLEEATGIKTPAKRKQPTKTGPWVYYDDQEGFVAISDSSDDNQDDDDDDDDDEWQTSRRKRRSKRRASAAAARAIRTSKKVQHERVKKASGGGEVSNNVSVTADGGSGGSGGGGGGGGVGGGGGGGGGGGLKGESSKGKKTAVVGSGTRRRAGATELGKLDLNVEFSNEVEEPAAAGVSEGNGAGHGVEDNIEGIGFFEGLDEFLSSLPILKG from the coding sequence atggacgGTAGTCCTTATAGAGCAGAGGCGGAGCGGTGGCTAAGCATAGCAGAGAGGCTCTTAACGGCGCGTGATCTACACGCGGCTAAAAGCTTTGCGATCAGAGCGCGTGACACTGAGCCCAGGTTCAGGATCGAGTTGGCTGAGCAAATTATTGCCGTGGCCGACACGGTCTTAGCCGGCGAGTCACGGATCGCTAATGGTCTGTACGATTGCTACGGGATACTTCAACTCGCTCGCTTGACTCAGAACCTCGAGCTCATCGCCGCTCGGTATCGGCAGCTCGCTTTGCTGCTCAACCCTGACCGGAACCGCCTTGCCTTCGCCGATCATGCTTTTAGGCTCGTCTCCGAGGCTTGGTCTGTGCTTTCGAACTCGTCGAAGAAAGCTGAGTACGATCACGCGCTCATTATCATCTCTCACTCCGCCGCGTCGGCCTCCGGCTCGACTCAGCAACTCCATTTCCACCCTCAGCCGCAACAACCGCCGCCTCCGCCGCCGCTTCAGCCGCAAGCGGTGAGGAGAAGCCCTAGAACGAAAGACGGAAGGTTGATAGTTGACGAAGAAAGACCGATTTTCCACAATGTCCCCGAGTCAACTCGGCATAGTGAACCGACTCGGGCGCAACCTCCTCCGCCTCAGCCGCCACGTCAGCCTTCTCCTTCCCCACCTCCGCCTCCGCCTCAGCCTCAGGCTCCGGCTCGGGCCGAGTCGGAAACGGAATCGGAATCGGGGAGTTTCTGGACGGCGTGTCCGTACTGTTACTTGCTCTTCGAGTACCCTAGGGTTTACGAAGAGTGTAGCCTTCGGTGCCAGAACTGTAAGAGAGCTTTCCAAGCGGTGGTGATACCGTCACCGCCTGTGACGAGTGACATTGATAAAGACAAAGAGAATTACTACTACTGTTGGGGTTTTTTCCCATTGGGTTTCTCTGATAAAGGCACAGGCGGGTCAGGTAAGTGGTCACCGATTACTCCTATGTTCACTTGTTCTTTAGAAGAAGCAACTGGTATTAAGACCCCAGCGAAACGGAAGCAGCCTACTAAGACTGGGCCATGGGTTTATTACGACGACCAGGAAGGTTTCGTTGCGATATCTGATTCGAGTGATGATAAtcaggatgatgatgatgatgatgatgatgatgagtgGCAGACTAGTAGGAGGAAGAGGAGATCAAAAAGAAGAGCCTCGGCTGCGGCCGCGAGGGCCATTAGAACTTCGAAAAAAGTGCAGCATGAGAGAGTAAAGAAGGCGAGTGGTGGTGGGGAGGTTTCGAATAATGTGAGTGTCACAGCGGATGGTGGTAGTGGAGGtagtggaggtggaggtggtggtggtggtgttggtggtggtggtggtggcggggGCGGCGGTGGGTTGAAGGGGGAGTCGAGTAAAGGGAAGAAGACAGCCGTAGTGGGTAGTGGTACGAGGAGGAGGGCGGGGGCCACAGAGTTGGGAAAGTTGGATTTGAATGTGGAGTTTAGTAATGAGGTGGAGGAGCCGGCTGCAGCCGGGGTTAGTGAAGGGAATGGGGCAGGGCATGGAGTGGAGGATAACATTGAAGGGATTGGATTTTTCGAGGGTCTCGATGAGTTTTTGAGTAGCTTGCCTATTCTTAAAGGTTAA